The sequence below is a genomic window from Wyeomyia smithii strain HCP4-BCI-WySm-NY-G18 chromosome 1, ASM2978416v1, whole genome shotgun sequence.
acACTGGCGCATCTCATCGGAGGCTAGTTATGTTAACTTGTACTTAAAAGGCATGAAGCTTCTAGactaagaaaaaaaagcatAATCAGAAACTCGTCAGTGCTGCTGTTtcgttaatttttaattttttttttgcgaaccgTGGGCTTACTAACGTCGCCGGTCGTTCGACTGCACTTTAGGAAGTTTGCAGTCTATAAATACGATATGAGTATTCAAGTAGCATGAAGTAGCTAAATGTATCAAATAGGAACTATACTAGCAGTTATATTTATGTCTGTCGCGCAGCTAGTTTGATGCAAGCAAGAACAATTTTTAACTAATAAAAGGGATTACATAATATTTATTTAACATAAGTGGAAGCTTTTTTTTACGTTTCTGAGCCGAAATGTTTGGGTTCTGTTTTGAAGAAGTCCGTCTAGATTAAGTTGGAATAGAATAACTGTGTTATCCGTTGAGCTTGTAGGGCTGTGATATATCAAACCGAAGAGCTCTCAAGCGAGGGGTTTGCagttatgtatttattttttcttctattcgAACTTACACTTTTTACACGAGCATTCCGCTGAGCAACTGCTTGCAAACTCACGTTAGATACACCCAATTTTCTGTATCTtttgattgttgttttttttttctccccccGTCTGATTCACCCGATAAATGCTCATCTTCAATCAGACTATAGGAAAACAAATAACACTTGATTTTGTTATGCTGGCATAGTGCAGACATATGCTAATTAGAATCAATCAAGGTGGGTCGTCTTGAAATCGGTATCGGCGAATTCCTGGCTCAATGCCGTCATCACTAACGAAACAAATGATCGCCCAAGGGAGCTTATTCGCTTATAATTACTATCTAATCTATCACAGCTGTGAAGTAGTTTCATGTTAGTTGCTCCTTGTTTGGGCCGTGCAGTGCCTATCTACCCTATCGTAATTTTTTATTAATGTTCCAATACTTGGGAATACATGCAAACATACGCTTCAGGTTTGACAATCTCTGTTTGTTCTTAATTTACTGTCACTAAAAGTACGGAGTAGTGTTGTTTTAGCGTTCTGCATGTGggatttattttagtttttggaGCAGTTTTTTGGTGAAAGAAAAACTAAATTCAAACACCATTTACACGAAGTAGCTTGAGCatcaacaaaattttcaaactattgaAACAGTCTTTGGCGTTATTTTCTAAAATGCtcaatttaaaatgatttttcttAGTGACAATGCTCTGCTACATCTAGCATGTTTGGTTTGCGTCATATTGGATGCACTGAATCGGGTTCATCTACTTCAATTTTTCCAGAGCTGAGACTGTTTTACAGCAAATTCATATGTAGTCTGATGTCTGATACTTATCAAAATGTTTATActttttccacaaaaaaatcgaaatttttggAGACACTTCAGATCAAACAAGTTATCGATCTATTTTGTGTAATTTGCCAAAATCGTACGGAGACAAAATCTTCATTGTTTGGGTAATTATGTTACAGAACACGCAAAAATAaggcagaaaaaataaaatgctCAATCTCACCATAATCCGTGTTCAAAACTAGTTGATTTTAAATTAGGGTTGGCTTCTTAAAACCTGTGATTCACCTATCGACAGCATAATCACCGCCGAacgtttttttctggatttttaCAATATTAATACCTTCACCTGATCTTATCCTCCGTTTCATCCCATATTCTCAGTACGGGTCCTGAGTCATAAACAATACAAATTAGGCTGGCTTCGCTGTGTCAGACCTTTGAAATGTGTCACATCATCATTCGAACATTTACACAAAGGAAGACTCATTCCTGTCAAAACTATTGTTTCGACAAAGCTTAGGATTTTCTATTTACCAACAGAAGGCGGTAGTCAATCAGAATCGTTCGATCGCTTCCTTTAGAATGGCATTCAGCCAAACGTCTACACTTAACGTGAATGTGCGACTTTGAGGAATAATCGAGAGAGCACGTGTCCAGCAGTTTACCCATCTTCTTACCCCGATATCATCTTACGAGACGTGTCTTTCGAACAATCGCATTTTAAGAGGGTGGTAAAAGGAAGCACTTGTGCACTTGTAATTCTCAGATGATCGTGCTGTTATTTACATTCCCCCTGACCATTGACTGCGTTGGTTTAGCTTTAGCCAGCCAGCAGCAGCTTGTCACTGGCAACAACACGAGCTGTCGCGCATGCGCTGATGCACGACCAAGTGGCATTCGGTTGATAAACATTGCACTACACAATTCCACAACGGAGCGTCTTCTTCTGGTTTAGATTACGGTTTATTTGGTCGGAGATTGAGTGTGTAGCGAACTACCGGATTACGCTCAAGGAAGGGCGTCTTGACTTGAGGATTATGATCTCAAGCGATAATTCTAGTTTGTACTCCATATATTGCTTCCGTTTATGATGTTTGCTTTGTATTTACTACATGCTTCACTTTGTTGGACTGGTGATTTCAGCACTTAATTCGACTAACttaaccgtcaaaatcactctGCACCTTCGCACTTTGATCTTTCACACAAAAATTAGACTTATTCTAGTCAGTGTTGTTTCACGCTGAATTGTAAATGAATGACTGTTTCCACTTAACTGCAGCTAGGATTCAAGGAACTTGCTGCGTCCCCTCTGGTTACATATTGACTTCCCATAGTTTCAGATAGTTATCTAGTATCTCTTCGAACCAGGCTCGTTTGGCCGGTTCTTTGAATATCACACTGAGCGATTTCAAATCCAGCTGCAGGATGGCTTCATTCTGCAGTAGCTCACTCAGTATCCGAAGCAGGGCTCCGTCGCCATGCAGCTTCAGTAGGCTGCTGTAGGTGAACACGTAGTATGACAGTCGTAGCTTCCGGGATGCCCAGGCTTCAACAGTAGTGTTCCCGCTGGCGCATCGGATCTTACCCATGTGCTCAACGTACCACGGAGCAAAGTGATCGTACAGATCCACCTTAGACAGTGCCAACACTCCCCGTGATTTCAGCTTTTCTTTGATGTGCGCGTAGTTTCGTTTATTGAACACAAACACTTGGTAGAGGGAGTTCCCTGTCATGTACGAATTGATGTAGTGCGTTCCGTACTTGTTCATGAACTGAACCGCCGACGTTGTGTCTCCGATCGATACACTTTGTACTTTTCGTTGGACGTCATTGTCCAGCATTTGGTTCGGTGGAATGGGCTTGGAGAATTTGGCACTATCTCGAAACCGGGACACTCGTACCAGCACGTAGCAGTAATCGTCCCGCTCGAGGTACTTGCTTTGGATGCCTAGCTTTTTGGCCGCTATCTCCGTGTGCCAGCCTTCGGTGTACGCACGCCATGGGTTGTCCAGCCGTTCG
It includes:
- the LOC129728996 gene encoding torso-like protein, with the protein product MTKLALLHVLGTLLGPLLLCTLLLTTLDTCVGQRESQLRLGKAINIFIRYGYLSISMKVISYNDSETWLFKEPTKNIFKGLDQLKTDEYEVKPGVFNGDFHMEFCDNKRQLFQAYFRDFQIERLDNPWRAYTEGWHTEIAAKKLGIQSKYLERDDYCYVLVRVSRFRDSAKFSKPIPPNQMLDNDVQRKVQSVSIGDTTSAVQFMNKYGTHYINSYMTGNSLYQVFVFNKRNYAHIKEKLKSRGVLALSKVDLYDHFAPWYVEHMGKIRCASGNTTVEAWASRKLRLSYYVFTYSSLLKLHGDGALLRILSELLQNEAILQLDLKSLSVIFKEPAKRAWFEEILDNYLKLWEVNM